The Hyla sarda isolate aHylSar1 chromosome 3, aHylSar1.hap1, whole genome shotgun sequence genome contains the following window.
TCCTGCCGGTATCACCCAAGGTCTGTGAAACGTTCATTTATATTTCATAGAAATGTACAAAGGTACAAATTTGCTTTAGAACCAGGAATCTACATGAGGAGACACGTGTCTTACGCCTGCTGAGATTGCTCAATGGGACTGAAGTTATCCAGGTAGTTGAATCTTATGGTATCGGTCGGGTGTTTGTCGGATGACCGCCATGGTGGGAGTTCCTTCTTCTCTTTGTCATGTGACCTCACAGACCGGTGAGAGAATGAAGAAGTCAATTTGGGATCTGAAACTTCTTTAGTAATTGGCTGAACATCGATAACCACAAAATCGTCTCTTGGAGGCGTCTAGAATGAAGGATAATCAGATATTATATCATCGATGCAGAACACAAACCTACTACTTGTCGCTATTCATTTAACTCTGCCCCATCGCATGCAGCCTTgccctaccttaaaggggtactccggcgctaagacatcttatccctaatcgaaaggatagaggatatgatgcctgatcgctggggtcccgctgctggggacccccgtgttctTGCACGCAGCATCCCGTTAccatcagtccccgaagcatgttcgctccgggtctgatgactggcgatcatggggctggagcagtgtgacgtcacggcttcgcccctgtgtgacgtcacgctccgccccctcaatgcaagcctatgggagggggcgtgccagctgtcacgccccctcccataggcttgcattgagggggcggagtgtgacgtcacacaggggcagagccgtgatgtcactatgctccagccccatgatcgccagtcatcagacccggagtgaacatgctccggggactgatggtaACTCGGcgttgcgtgcaagatcacgggggtccccagcagcgggacccccgcgatcaggcatcttatcctctatcctttggataggggataagatgtcttagcgccggagtacccctttaacatcagggATTTGTCCCATCCCAcaagatcagcacactcctctcctgaaatactctgctgcTGCTAAACTACTTCTCTTTTGCTGCTGTCATCTTTGCCCAGGTTAATCCATTCCAGAGATCCTGCTCAGATCCTAGTCAGCTGTACGTATCTCGCGGGAGGATGACATAGTTCCGGGAGCACGGGGATGACGGGCATGACACACCAAGTGCCACAATAGTTGGCGCCATTGCGATTTTCACGCTATTGGTCAGTATCCGGATGTCCCCTACATATATAGCTCCTGGTGTCCCCCCTCCTCATCACTCCCGGACGAAGCGgagcgaaacgcgttggagtgtgaggtgggggaacacaGGAGTAGGCTACGCTACTTATTGTggttggtatcactgcatgctgttacatttggtacattggtcagtaaaggggtactccgctgcttggcgtttgaaacaaactgttcctaacgctggaGCTAGCTCCGGGAGTTCCCGATGCcattagccccaccccctcatgacgtcacaccccgccccctcaatgcaagtctatgggaggaggcagtcacgacccctcccatagacttgtattgagggggcgggacatgacttcatgagggtgtggggctatgacgtcacgagctcccgatgccagctccagcgttcggaacagtttgttccaaacgctgagcagcggagtacaacTTTTATATTATTAAAGTGGCCCATTGCTGCTCATATGGGATCTGCACCTTAGATTATGCATATAGGCACATTTGTTGTTtacattttgatttatttatgggGCATACCGCGCTTTGGCCCACTATTACATTGTATatcttttttaattacttttagtGTTGCCCCCACTGGTATTAGTATACATGACAAGAGATATCTTGGGTGTATCCGTAACAACCAACTGGTACCATCTAATACCTTCTACACATCTACCTGGTGTTCCCCCACCGCATGTTTttaatatgtctgtgtgtatacatgttttttaggggtgggattCTTTTTGTTGTTATTGTAGTACATtttgcatatttaaaggggtagtccagtggtgaaaaacgtatcccttatcctaacgataggggataagtttgagctcatggggggggggtccgaccgctggggccccctgcgacctctctgtacgggggccagtctctctggccagatagcgggtgttgaccaccgcacgaagcggcggctgacacgccccctcaatacatcgctatggcagagccggagatttgccgaaggcagcgcttcggctctgccatagcgttgtattgagggggcgtgtcggagcGGTGGTCGAcaagcccccttcccgcgggctgtcggggccccgtacaggagatcgcggggggccccagcggtcggaccccccgcgatctgcaacttatctcctatccttaggataggggataagttgttcaccactggactacccctttaagaaaatctcATATTGTTATATCATTTGTGCCTTATTTTAGATTTTACATACTGGGTGAGATTTATGTAGGTTGATTATGTACGTACCTTGGGCCTGGTCACGTGAAGTTCTTTTACCATCTCTATGTATTGTCTCTTCCACACCCCCTGCTCGAAAGGAGATGGGGAAAAATTGATGTACCAACCAAAGCGCAGACATTTTGGCATCCAGAGTTGGTCGAGCTCTGTTAGGGTCTTCCAGTACCAGCTCACCTACACAGTGACAACAAAAAAGTGCATATAACAATATcctgcatcctatatacagcggtccctcaacatacgatggtaatccattccaaatgaacgattgttagttgaaaccatcgtatgttgagggatccgtgcaatgtaaagaataggacagtggtctccaacctgcggacctccggatgttgcaaaactacaactcccagcatgcccggacagccgttggctgtccgggcatgctgggagttgtagttttgcaacatctggaggaccgcaggttgaagaccactggtataggaggttagacagtactcacctgtccccgccactcaccactgccctggatgtcgccctccatcgctgtcgccgcgtccccggaccgtctctgctgcgtctcttcatcgccgtcatcacgtcgctgcgcacgccgctcctattggatgacgggacggcgtgcgcgatgacgtgatgacgacgatggagagcgccggcgatgcaggggatcccgaggacggtccggagcgccggtacaggtgagtgacacccaccggaccacacggggcaccttaaacggctatccggcagcagtctgcgctgccagatagctgtttatgcgatggccccgacataaaaaagcatcatatgttgaacttatcatatgtcggggccattgtaggtcggggggtcactgtacttgacAGCCATATTGCAGGTCCCCACATTGACTAGTTGACTGCAATCAGTTATTCTCCCCATTGTTACATTACCCAGTCCCCAACGAACCATCTGGGTGTCAATgcactgttaaaggagtactccgcccctagatatcttatcccctatccaaaggatagaggataagggtGCGGTCAGACGAGCCATTTTCCTtgcgtatttcgctgcggatccgccgctgaaggaccgctgtatggtgcctttacatgtgcctgctcggagcggcaatacgccgctgcgtgcagacacactgaagcgatgtgcgagttgccgcgcatgcgcggtgtactcgcacacatcgcagccgctccccCTGCACTATGAGCTAGGCGGAGacctgccgcgatgtgcgagtatactgcgcatgcgcaaggtgactcgcacatcgcagtgtgtctgctcatagcggcgtattaccgctacgagcaggcacatgtaaaggcaacatacagaggtccttcagcggcggatccgcagcaaaatcCGCGCAAAAAATCcgctcatctgaacgtaccctaagattcacccggcattcattaagagcgtcaggtgcagcgccggaggctcgtgacgtcatggtcgcatccagctcgtgacgtcacggccatgccccctcaatgcaagtctatgggagggggcgtgacggacgtcacgccccctcccatagacttgcattgagggggcgtgaccgtaatGCCCCGAGCGcgacgtggccgtgacatcacgagcctccacccgcatcaccagtcatccagcaccgaGCAAaattcactccatgcaccggatttctggggtgccgatcagacatcttatcccctatcctttggaaaggggataagatgtctagggaagagtacccctttaagattcaatAGCAGAACTGCTTTTTCCATTGGTTCTCCACAGCAATCTCTATGTATTGTAAAGGGTTACTTTGCAAAGATCAGCAGTGCAAGTGTATATacgaaactttgtaatatatcctattagacaaaaatgcttctttctcctgttatcaagcttCTTTCCTCCCCCATTTCCTTGCTAAATTGTTGGTCACCATGAAAATTCAGCTAATTTTTGTCCTATATTTGTCCTGCAGCTCATTCAGGGATCAaattacaagcaatacaagtctatggagaaaggagggagatgggagggggagtgCATAGTAATGCAAACAAGTTGCAGAGAGACGACAAAGAGACAACTCTGTAAGTAAAGGATCTCACCTCAGGGCATTATACACAGTCAAGACTGCTCACTGCTGCTTTCTTATGTCTTCCCTTTTAAATTTTAAAGTGGAATGGGAAAGAACAATGCAAAAAAAGCCCCCCCTGTACTAGTATTCCTTGGCTTTTCCTCTGCAGTCAATACATTATACCCATTCTGTGCCCACTCAACCACCCACCTGTGCACAGCGGCAGAGGCTGCGAGGGTCCAGGAAGGAGAAGATGTAGAGGCTGAGCACTCTGgggaacacggtgcaaaaatccAGCGAGTCCCTAGGGGCTTTATCCTCAAGATGGCCGCTGCAGAATCGGAGCTGGGACACGCTGCATCTCTCAAACAGGTCACACAGGACGCGGCGTCTCTGAGCGTCTGACCACTTGTCAAactgagaaagagagagaggaagaggttATAATAACGATCAGCACAGTAtaaactctagctcagtgattcccaaccagtgtgcctccagctgttgcaaaac
Protein-coding sequences here:
- the FBXO16 gene encoding F-box only protein 16 isoform X3, producing the protein MAFAPPKNTEGAKLQTKMSTWTPLNHPLMNDKVFEERRALLGKWFDKWSDAQRRRVLCDLFERCSVSQLRFCSGHLEDKAPRDSLDFCTVFPRVLSLYIFSFLDPRSLCRCAQVSWYWKTLTELDQLWMPKCLRFGWYINFSPSPFEQGVWKRQYIEMVKELHVTRPKTPPRDDFVVIDVQPITKEVSDPKLTSSFSHRSVRSHDKEKKELPPWRSSDKHPTDTIRFNYLDNFSPIEQSQQARKSSAGTSNLNKQNSEKKKTPTSASYKLRKAKSLQCKPLPGGSACTRQMMISSEFGNLGKPLSRPSWAALQAGGYPVSRTTAKELAQSTEWNAGIRPAPVRAGVPKLSEKGKKACARTSRSSPTISLFESQPWQVPTSDED